The following are from one region of the Nostoc cf. commune SO-36 genome:
- a CDS encoding rhodanese-like domain-containing protein has product MNQISVEELAQRLSSSDPSIQLVDVREPQELEIASIEGFVNLPLSQFVEWGDQVPTLFNPQAETLVLCHHGIRSAQMCQWLMAQGFTNVQNISGGIAAYSLLVDPSIPQY; this is encoded by the coding sequence ATGAATCAAATTAGTGTAGAAGAACTGGCGCAACGTCTTTCTTCTAGTGATCCAAGTATTCAGCTAGTAGATGTGCGTGAACCACAAGAATTGGAGATCGCTAGCATTGAGGGCTTTGTCAACCTACCTTTAAGTCAATTTGTCGAATGGGGAGATCAAGTACCTACCCTCTTCAATCCCCAAGCTGAAACACTTGTGCTATGCCACCACGGCATCCGTTCTGCCCAGATGTGCCAGTGGTTGATGGCTCAAGGATTTACAAATGTGCAAAATATTTCGGGTGGTATTGCTGCTTATTCCCTACTGGTAGACCCTTCAATTCCCCAATATTAG
- the hrcA gene encoding heat-inducible transcriptional repressor HrcA, with product MEVQLTNRQQHILWATVRHYIATAEPVGSKALVEEYDLGVSSATIRNVMGVLEKSGLLYQPHASAGRVPSDSGYRIYVDQLITPSLRDATRTETLGREVEVALQKHLQWEDRSLETLLQGAAQILATLSGCISLITMPQTTTALLRHLQLVQIEAGRIMLIVVTDGYETHSKLMDLSPTPEETQRDSEVIDREVQIVSNFLNSHLRGRSLSELAYLNWSELDQEFQRYGEFLKNSVAELTRRTLAPTATQIMVRGVSEVLRQPEFSQLQQVQTIIHLLEEEQDQLWRLIFEEPEPEDGAKPKVTVRIGAENPLEPIRTCTLISSNYRRGSIPVGSVGVLGPTRLDYESAIAVVASAADYLSEAFSYFNP from the coding sequence ATGGAAGTTCAGTTAACAAATCGACAACAGCATATACTTTGGGCAACGGTACGCCACTACATTGCGACAGCAGAGCCTGTTGGTTCAAAGGCTTTAGTCGAAGAGTACGACCTGGGTGTAAGCTCGGCGACAATTCGCAATGTGATGGGTGTTTTAGAAAAGTCTGGATTACTTTATCAACCACACGCTTCTGCTGGACGCGTACCTTCAGATTCAGGCTATCGCATTTATGTTGACCAACTAATTACACCTTCTCTGCGAGACGCTACGCGAACAGAAACTTTAGGGCGAGAAGTAGAGGTAGCGCTGCAAAAGCATCTCCAGTGGGAAGACCGCAGTTTAGAAACCCTACTGCAAGGAGCCGCACAAATTTTAGCAACCTTAAGTGGTTGCATTAGCTTGATCACCATGCCGCAAACGACTACAGCGCTATTGCGACATCTGCAATTAGTGCAAATTGAAGCCGGGCGGATCATGCTGATTGTCGTAACTGATGGTTACGAGACACATTCTAAATTGATGGATTTATCGCCAACACCAGAAGAAACACAACGCGATTCAGAGGTAATCGATCGCGAGGTACAGATTGTTTCTAACTTTTTGAATAGCCACTTGCGGGGGCGAAGTCTGTCGGAATTAGCCTACCTCAACTGGAGCGAACTAGATCAGGAGTTCCAACGTTACGGGGAATTCTTGAAAAACTCAGTTGCGGAATTGACTCGTCGAACTCTTGCGCCGACTGCAACCCAAATTATGGTTCGGGGTGTGTCAGAAGTTTTGCGCCAACCAGAATTTTCCCAGTTACAGCAAGTACAAACGATTATCCACCTGCTGGAAGAAGAACAAGACCAACTGTGGCGATTAATATTTGAGGAGCCAGAACCAGAAGATGGTGCTAAACCAAAGGTAACGGTTCGCATTGGCGCAGAAAACCCATTAGAACCGATACGCACCTGCACCTTAATTTCTTCCAACTATCGCCGAGGTTCGATACCCGTAGGAAGTGTGGGAGTTTTGGGGCCAACGCGCCTAGATTATGAAAGTGCGATCGCAGTAGTAGCATCTGCTGCTGATTATCTCTCGGAAGCTTTCAGCTACTTCAATCCTTAA